The Acidobacteriota bacterium genome contains a region encoding:
- the miaA gene encoding tRNA (adenosine(37)-N6)-dimethylallyltransferase MiaA: protein MLGLLPIALIVAGPTASGKTSLALALAESLSPQISCEIVNFDSVQLYRDFDLGTAKPSAEDLARARHHLIGVADARAPWTAGEYARQARPVVEAILQRERLPILVGGTGFYLRALLEGLSAAPGSDAALRQKLRRRTPEQLHRLLLRLDPEAGKRIAVRDASKAIRALEVRLLSGRPMGEVWSDAPPQPWRELQTLRLGLAPERAALYERINRRASHMFAGGIQEETRRLLAQYPAELRIWTSHGYKQACDIVLRGANTAAALAEAAQEQRRYAKRQWTWFRADRAMHWLAGFGDDAAVQAEALALARAAIHKDC from the coding sequence ATGCTCGGCTTACTGCCTATCGCGCTGATTGTTGCCGGTCCGACCGCCAGCGGAAAGACATCGCTGGCGCTGGCCTTGGCCGAAAGTCTAAGTCCGCAGATCTCGTGCGAGATCGTCAACTTCGACTCTGTTCAGCTCTATCGCGACTTCGATCTGGGCACGGCCAAGCCCAGCGCAGAAGATTTGGCGCGCGCGCGGCACCACTTGATTGGCGTTGCGGACGCACGGGCGCCATGGACCGCGGGTGAATACGCACGCCAGGCGCGGCCCGTGGTGGAGGCAATCCTCCAACGCGAGCGCCTGCCGATTCTGGTGGGAGGCACCGGCTTCTATCTGCGGGCCTTGCTGGAGGGACTTTCTGCGGCGCCCGGCAGCGATGCGGCACTGCGGCAGAAATTACGGCGGCGAACGCCGGAGCAATTACACCGCTTATTGCTGCGCCTTGATCCGGAGGCAGGCAAGCGCATTGCGGTACGCGATGCCAGCAAGGCCATTCGGGCCTTGGAGGTGCGTCTGCTGTCGGGACGGCCCATGGGCGAGGTGTGGAGCGATGCACCACCGCAACCCTGGCGCGAATTGCAAACGCTGCGTCTCGGCCTGGCGCCGGAGCGCGCGGCGCTATACGAACGCATCAACCGTCGCGCCAGTCATATGTTTGCCGGCGGCATTCAGGAGGAGACGCGGCGGCTGCTGGCGCAGTATCCGGCCGAGCTGCGCATCTGGACCTCGCACGGCTATAAGCAGGCCTGCGACATCGTGCTGCGCGGCGCCAATACTGCGGCCGCGCTGGCGGAAGCGGCACAGGAGCAGCGCCGCTACGCCAAGCGGCAATGGACGTGGTTCCGTGCCGACCGCGCGATGCACTGGCTCGCCGGTTTCGGCGATGACGCCGCGGTTCAGGCCGAAGCCCTCGCGCTCGCCCGCGCCGCGATACACAAAGATTGCTAA
- a CDS encoding type II toxin-antitoxin system VapB family antitoxin, whose protein sequence is MRTNIEIDDSLMRRAMRAGGMRTKRATVEQALQLLIHVRGQEAFLKSFGARHMIENVREREKARSARA, encoded by the coding sequence ATGCGGACCAACATTGAAATCGACGACAGCCTGATGCGGCGGGCGATGCGTGCCGGCGGTATGCGCACCAAACGGGCGACCGTCGAGCAGGCTTTGCAACTGCTGATTCATGTGCGAGGTCAGGAGGCGTTCCTGAAAAGCTTCGGTGCGCGCCACATGATCGAAAATGTGCGCGAGCGGGAAAAGGCCCGTTCGGCGCGCGCCTGA
- a CDS encoding PIN domain nuclease — protein sequence MVVVDTSVLVDWDRGRSNAETNWLRNHLQAEEIAITDLILCEALRGCRDEAQARRLEGWLALFRLLHGASPELARDAAAKYRTLRQAGITVVSIVDCLTAAFCLHEGHSLLHRDHDYDAFEKRFGLAVIHPGEARA from the coding sequence ATGGTCGTGGTGGATACCTCCGTGTTGGTCGATTGGGATCGGGGCCGGTCGAACGCGGAAACCAATTGGCTGCGGAACCACCTGCAAGCAGAAGAGATCGCGATCACGGATCTCATCCTGTGCGAAGCCTTGCGCGGCTGCCGTGATGAGGCGCAGGCACGGCGGCTGGAGGGGTGGCTAGCGCTGTTTCGCCTCCTGCACGGCGCCAGCCCGGAACTGGCGCGCGACGCCGCCGCCAAGTACCGCACCTTGCGGCAGGCGGGCATAACCGTGGTCAGCATCGTCGACTGTCTGACCGCAGCCTTTTGCCTGCACGAGGGTCATTCCCTGTTGCATCGGGATCACGACTACGATGCCTTTGAGAAGCGCTTTGGGCTGGCGGTGATTCACCCCGGCGAGGCGCGGGCATAA